The following nucleotide sequence is from Homalodisca vitripennis isolate AUS2020 unplaced genomic scaffold, UT_GWSS_2.1 ScUCBcl_3378;HRSCAF=8880, whole genome shotgun sequence.
CAGTACGTTCCTAGTCTCTGCTCGTTTTGGTTACCCCGATTCTCCTGATCTGATATCACCTTCATTGTGATAAGTCTGTGGTCACTCAAGGCCTTTTCCTGTACTGTCCAGTCTTTAATCCTGCTTGAGATATCCCGCGTCGCTATCGTCACATCTATGTTCGACTTGCCTCCCTGTGTGTTCTCAAAGGTCATCCACCTACTAAATTTGTTCAGCACCTGAAGATCCCAAGCCGAGACAACGTCTTCTAccttggaccctttttcatctgTAGAACCACTGCGCCACAGTCCTGACCTCGCATTCAGATCCCCTCCACATAAGACTTCCTTGTTTCCTTTCTTCCTAATTATGTCCACTAACCATGTTAAATGCCCATCAATAGGTTCTGATGGCCTGCAGTATAGACTAATCACTTGCATCGACTTTCCTCCTTGTTCCAACCTTACACTGACGCACGTTCCGCTTGTTTCACCTGCATTCATGATTGTTCCGATCTTCTCATTCATCACAAAAATTGCACTCCAGATATCTTCTCTTCCACTCCGGTCATGAAAAACTCTGCATCCAGAAATCCTCACTCTCCCACCCACTATGTATGGCTCTTGGACCAGGAGAACATCAATCTTATCTAGTAAACATCTCCTAATGGCTTCATCCATAGCTACCTTACTCCTACCTAAATTCCACTGGACAATCCTACAGTCCATAATCAATCTTATCATTATTCCTCTTAACGGCCTTCTCGTACACAGGACACCTCCTTGAGCCTGCATCATGATTTAGGTCCCCTCGACCTTCTCTTTTGCAGTTGGCACAACACActgcttctttcttcttcttattAGGGCAGTCTTTATAGTCGTGTTCCTCTGCACAGAGTGAAGCAACTAGGTTTCAGCGAAGTGCAATGCCTAGCAATGTGCCCAAATCTCTGACACTTGAAACACCTGGCTATGTCCACGTAGTCCTTCACCCTGCAGCACTGCCACTCCACAAAGATCTTGTCTTTCATCCTTAGCAAGTTCCTAACTCTCACGGAGCATTCCACTACAATATGATTTTTCTTCCCTCCAGATCTTGCATCCTTGTACTTGTGTCTCACCTCGAACTCCTGTCTGAACTGTTCCTGCTCGATTTCACTGCCACGCATATTCCTGCTGAACACTTCTTCTTTCACCTCTTCTTCGGTCAGTTCAGCGTTCACATCATAAATCATTATGACGGGCTTCTTCTTTGTCGGTTTCTCAACCTTCAACCCTGCCTCAAAGAGCGATTTCTGCTTTATCAGGTTCTCCACTCCTTCTTCGTTCTCTGCCTCCACGATCACTCAGTTCCTGATGTTAATCAGTCTCCTAACCTTTAGGCCGATTTCTTGTGGCTTAACCAGTCTCATTAGAGAGATTTTAACTTCTTCACTTTCCTTATTCTCACTCTTCACGATCACCAGTTTAGGTGCTGGCAAAACAGGACCTTTCGTTCCTGAGATTTTTGGCACTTCTTTCCTTCCCAGTGCTTGAGCAAAGGTTGCCCGGTTCTTTGGCTCACACGTTTCTTCTCTCACCTTTAGCTCCTCCCTGACCACTGTCCTTAAGAGCTCTGCCATGcttttttcctttttcttctactcttgtttccaaaattactctaTCTTCTCTAGCCCTTACGATCTGCTCCTGGAGTTCACTCAAGTACCCCTGAAACTATTGGCATAGGTTTTCTTCACCATCTTAACAATTTGCGGTTGTTTTAAACCAGTTCTGCATTTTCAACTAGATCTTTCCCATATTTTCTAAGGGGTCTCTTCCAAGTTCCGACTTCTCCTCGTCTTCATCCTCATCCTCGTCTTCCGTATCCTCGACTCTCCTGTTCTTCGACTGTCTATTATCTGCTTCATTAGGACTCCTCCTTGTCCTTTTTTCATTCTTCTCTTCCCAGCACCTAGTTCTGAATCTGACTCCTGTTGGCTGCTGGTTGCCGAGATCCCTCCTCCCTTATCCAACTTGCTCAGTTTCCTCTCTCTTGCATGCTTCTCCAAGAACTCCCTCTCCACAGCTGCAATCCTCTGCGCCTCCTCCCTTCGACTGTTtctctcctcctcctcctccttcttttgttggtttttttatattcttccataatcgttcccacgagtagctagggaatAACAGTCCGCTCCTCCAGAGCCCCGCTTAGAGAAGTAAGGCTACATTTTGTGAAGGGTCGCCTGGTCCCTCACAGTGTTCCACTAGCGACACTTGTCTTCCCAGTGCCATTCAATCCCCTCGGCATAGTCCTTAGGATTAGGAATGTAGACGGATTTGAAAAGGCTCCCCTTTTCGCCGACCGCCCAGCGTCGAGGCTACTTGCGCCAACCTCTACTTCAGTCTCCTTCAGAGTGCCACGCCCGTTACCCCGCTCAACTGGATACGGGGATAGGGTAGTGACACCCCGTTCTAGGGGTACAGCGCCTGAAGTACGAGCTGTACccgcagagagagagagagagagagagagagagagagagagagagagagagagagagaccggAAAACAGCTTCTATTGGTAAGTTACTTTTTTTTGCCGCATTCCATGGAATTTCCTACCCTGAAATTGTATTATAAACTTGTAGGAAACTGGAGATCTCAACCGGTTTTCCgaaacttttttaactttttttatcaacTAACGCGtactactttatttattacattcgtttacattgattattttatttcttctccTTCTATAACAGAGGTCCTCTGCTCGATTTGATCCAACGCCCTATCGATCTACAGTCCATACAACATTTATATACAATTGatatacagaataaaatacactttatttcaAAAGGCAACTAGTTACTAATTAAGTTATTTCTCTTAGTGTacgttttattttctaaaatctttacttctaaacccctttTATATCATTAACTGCAAATTACTTGTGAGTTATAAAACACTTATTGGTTTTGTGTTATGCATAATAACTTGAGCTATAAACTATTCCGTTTCCATTCTCCTGGGAAGCAGGGGGTGAGAGACTTTAAGGGAGAATCTCTTATAAATATCGTAGAGGCGGTGCTTCCCTCTCAAAATGGACTGGTCAGGATTGGTAATGAATGTCAAGAAAAACGTTATCGAAACATCTCAAATGACaaatttaagaagttttattGGAAGGCAGTATCATATCctttatcattgtaatatattatttattatattgttacgtAATATGATATTATTccttcatataatataatattgttacgtaatattatattatattattacgtaatataatataatattttactgagtGTAAGTTGGAGGATCGTTCGTTACTAATAGTATCATTGAAAtctgaaatgaaaattttgaatttaatgaaaGCGTCTGCTCAATTCTTGTAGCTCAGGTTAGCCCTTTAACAATATGTTCCATAGTAACAATAAATGACTCTTAACCTGACAAGTGACGTATCATTACCTCCCCTGAGATTAATGATGGTCGACACGAAACGAATATCGATAACCTTCCTTGTCCTTGTGACACGTTgatgtttgataaaaatttttacagataaaattaatatcaagCTGCAAGTGATATGCAGATTTATGACTTATTATTGCTATATCCACCaaaagaaacaagaaaaacaacacAAAGAAACCAGTATTTTTActggaaataatatatttttttgttgagcAAGTACACTATATCTGAACACaagtaatgttaaaaaatgtcCAATAACTTGTTGTTttgcaaaataaacttttagtcCTAAAcgttaatgtattaattacagtaaagtttaaattaaaacagttatttcaatacttcattttattactttaaaatatcgcATACAATCTTgctttatttaagttaaaaaatatatcggGTCTCATGTCATCATAACTCTTTTAAATGTGGTTAAACATTTATACTTACTTTTCATTGATAAttgcaaatgtttaaataatgttaaatgatttAAGAAGATTTATGTGAGATTAGATACATGTTTTTTGGGAACACGTAAAGAGAATTTTCGTGacaacagttaaaataatataataatatcaattataaacaaattaacatataattgtaaaaagaatatatattgatgaattttagtttaattggTAATAtcataatcaattataaaaagcaatataatatatttgtattataaaatgatatataatatacaaatatttcttttgtgcttgcgtatgtcactgaactcctaaACGGCTGAATACATTTTAATGCATTTCTGTGTGTATCATTAAGTGGATTCATATTTACAagtcggtccaatttaaattttttatttatatactgttgATGGTTTTAGAATGTTATACATtagatccggcagactgcgctacgataCATTATACAAAGTGAATTGATACTTGACGGCTGTTCATacttttaagtatatattatgaaagtattatgtgttaatactttcagctgaagttcatcaatcaggccaaaacatttgtttacttttaaattttagaaaatattaaacttttgtaaAGTGCTTCATCAGTGGTGTAATGCAGATTAAaaagacgaagttattatctaatttaactattaattattttctatttttattgcgCCAATAATCaattaaactatctaatgcaatggaaATGCTGTGGATACCTTGGCATAACTACCTTATTGTACAAAGCTGTgcatgtttgcacataaggtaatcgaatctggttagctcctttGACATTGTGAATGGCATTTAtactctatttaaataaaatcaaatggaTAACACAATCTTCCTATTCTACCAGAAGCATATAcctttatacatatttcttgatcGAGAAAACATGAAAATCACTTAGAACCAGAAAATAATCTAAATTGTGTTGAATAACCAGAATATGTGATCATTTTCATATTGTAGACTACGATAAACTGTCGTCAAATATCTTGAACACTTGAACTGCTTAGACTAGAGGTAGATGAAAAGTCCTGGTAGTACACACTTTTTTATCCAATGAGGTCTTAATAAccataatatgaatatattttatagatcaggtaaataaattagaccgaaAGTATTTTAATCGCCCGGAACGAATTCTTTTAAGCCACAGTAATTTAAATCGTACGCAAGTTATATATTTCCTTCATCGGAACTAAGAGGCAAACTTACTTAAAAAATCTTAGATCGAAAGTAAATTCGAAAAAGCCGAAAGAAGAAGCTACAAGgttaaaattggttttcattggtatatattttcttgatcggggcacaaggcaaactcttcaatggcactagaaatatctttgactgaaagtgaatttaaacagacggaattttattctttgtaaaaaaactagcagttacccgtaaAAATTCTACTAGCTTCACACacaatttattagattttgtaactgtgttccagtgaattatatttctgatgcttATGTTGAGTCAGCCTTCTTGCAAGTCTCAAGAAGATTTtgatcattgtaatttacttggaTTTCAGTATGTTTGTTTCATAGCTGATTTACCTTCTTTCCTGGTtaggaaaatatatacatacatatatctgAGAAGGCTACATCTATCAAAAGAATACTAATTTAGGttaataacagtctttaaatgtaaagtaaaaatgattttgcctttgtttcctgatcaagcatatataaatataccagatcagagaagcctactccTGTTAGGCTAAAAGTATCTtagacaaaaaatacaatttttaaaattgttgttagtaATGCAAAATAATGAATTTGTAACGTGAAGCTACATTTATTCAATCCAGTTGTGACATAATGCGCCATAAAATTAGTCGTATATGTCAAAAGCGCAACTCAAGAATATGTGTATTAAATGTACTATTTGACAATACAGTTCTTAGGTGGACAAAATGGACACTATTGACATTATCTTTTAGTTTATTCTGTAATTAGCTTTACAATACCACGTAACATTTTCTTACAAACTGTGACGTTGTGTTTGGTattgatattgtttaatttatttttatttaatttattggttcTTTTGTGATTTTTCACACACTTAAGCATATGTAGgacaataaatgaataaaagtaaagtttttcagCAAATGGTTTCAACGAATCACGTTTCATTCTCGACAAACAAGAGTCACGTATTAATTAGGATAAAACTTTAAACTGGtgttcaacaaaacaaacatgaGTGAGGATTTTGAAACAGAATAATTGAAGGATAACGAGACTCTAATTTAAACCGTTCACTCTCCCAAAGGGGTGAAAGCGTATTTACAGTGAACTTTTACTACAGGTATTTTGTGTTTCCCAGTAACTCTCATCAATGTAACCCAGTATTTGCTAGCTGATTTAtgcatattgttaaaattaattcatattgtAAGAAATATTCAAGTCTTTGTGGACATCTTCACGAAATAATCATGATCAATTCGTTTTATAGGAATTGctgacatttttaatattgtttgttgattAAATTCGAATCTGtcataaaatttgtgaaaaaaaaatcatcctttcattattttattccatatgtTACCTATTTCGTTGCTTGTAAATGTAACAAAGGTGTcagatttattgttttttctatatttatatatatatttgactagAGAAAACTTGTGATAATAGTTTAATCTCGTCACAATACACACACCTGTTTTTATATACCTTCTTATgaactatacaattttaattccaGGTGTATTCTGgactaattatttgttttgaaatgaaagtaaagttaataatgactataaatttttattttaaaacattccagcACAGGAGCCCCCAATAACCTTCTTTAAAAATCTCACCAACCTCATTAAGATTATTCTAAGCCTCAAGAAGCGCCTAACTAGTCTGCATAATGTACAATGTCACCAAATTCATTCATAGTATTCTTCTCTTCTATAAGCTTTAATAGTAAGCTAGTCTAAGaatgttaagaaaaataaactaaagaagtAATTATTGGAAAAAGAACAGAACTGAGCATAAATTATGATGAACACATGCACATATTGATTCTTACAACTAAGCGCATAAACAGTTACAAGTCTTGTTAAAAGATGTAATAGTGCAAGTAATTTATTGATCAAATGTTTAGGTAAAAGAGTGTTTTGAAAAAGAGGTCTTAATACTATGTGATTATCATGAAAATATTACCTCGAAAAAGACTGCTTTAATAGTGTGTTTCGCCTTTACTTTCAAAACTAGTTTCCTATAGTGTAAAGCTTGGAGATTTCTTTGCAAAATGTAGCTTCTTTTATCAGGTATTTGCAAAGTGAGCTTAATAATAAAAgggatataaaattatttttgtaagctaaacaaatgtgtttttaagaatttaaacaaatgcattcacttaaattacattaaaaacataaaaccaatatttaatacattttattgttttgtgaggcatTTACTGGacatcaatactggacacactatatcacagaaaaacgtaataaaactattaaaacatgttaacactccaaaatacttaaaatgcatgggagtcatattacataaatcaaacaaatacagatgatctactaaatcaagaagatggactaattcaaaattcaatattacttaaacgaagattacaaaaataacattcaaaatttatatagtataataccactaataatttaattatatttacacactacgccacacaggacaaattaatattaaatcacatatggtaactattattaataatcaaatttacttttgtatttattttgtgatgtgtctgaagaatatatcttggatatcgaaaggcctcacaaaacaataaaatgtattaaatattggttttatgtttttaatgtaatttaacagtgaccaatataagctccatctacagcaaatGCATTCACCTTAAAGAGTCAAGCCTCAAAAATATGTGAGCTTAACAAACAGCCGATAAGTCTTTCGGGCAATGAAAATTAGAGGTTGCAACTGTCACGTCAACAGTAAGATCCATGATAATGATCTTTATATAGGAGAAGAATAGGGGGAGGGGAAAGGAGGAGAGGGGAGGAAACGCTTTTTTGCACTTACGACTGACCCTTTCGTTTTCTTCCGACGTAATAAACTTTTCCTGTCAATATCCCATTAGAAATGGGGAcactatatctcagtcatgtAAACTTGAAAGAAGGAAGGCTAAATTTGTTCACACCTTTTCTTCCAAAGCTGGTAGGACCATGAATTTCCTCCTGCTTGGGTcagcaaaattttttaattcaaagggAGATCCACATTCCCTTCACCATACTCACTTCTCTCTCCTCTTCAACCCCTCATTTTTCCTTCTTCTTTCATGGTGGGACATCCACCCATTGACCCACTTCACCAGTCATCCTCCGCAGCAGAGTTAGACAGACCTGACAGACCCTTTCACACCAATATCCTACAGTCCCGGTTAGTGATGTGTCACTTCTACACATTCATGGGGTTACCGCGATGTTATTGACACatcggtttgtgcagttcttgcAGCATCCAGTGTAGTAgcttcaactggaaggtataagccaACCAGAACTAAACCTCCTAGTGTAATTagaaaaattacgaaatattgtCTAATGATCATTTGTTTCTTGGTATACTAGTTATAAGTGCTCCTTTGATACCTGCGTTTATAATTTAAGAGATGCAGGCTAAGTCACGGGTAACAGCTAGACTGTGATTTAACTAAACaggaaatattttgaatattaaaagagtaaaaatatggatatttttac
It contains:
- the LOC124372515 gene encoding uncharacterized protein LOC124372515 → MDEAIRRCLLDKIDVLLVQEPYIVGGRVRISGCRVFHDRSGREDIWSAIFVMNEKIGTIMNAGETSGTCVSVRLEQGGKSMQVISLYCRPSEPIDGHLTWLVDIIRKKGNKEVLCGGDLNARSGLWRSGSTDEKGSKVEDVVSAWDLQVLNKFSRWMTFENTQGGKSNIDVTIATRDISSRIKDWTVQEKALSDHRLITMKVISDQENRGNQNEQRLGTYCLRKVNWTRFDEALRRSIEDMELEMTTAEVHAEKITEMTLNLMEDQFPKATKGMKKVYWWSEDLEKLRVKMRGRAGFGEEQEGRLTGERFTGSRTEYIWEIRKQKRKMW